A window of Macrotis lagotis isolate mMagLag1 chromosome X, bilby.v1.9.chrom.fasta, whole genome shotgun sequence contains these coding sequences:
- the RPLP0 gene encoding large ribosomal subunit protein uL10: MPREDRATWKSNYFLKIIQLLDDYPKCFIVGADNVGSKQMQQIRMSLRGKAVVLMGKNTMMRKAIRGHLENNPALEKLLPHIRGNVGFVFTKEDLTEIRDMLLANKVPAAARAGAIAPCDVTVPAQNTGLGPEKTSFFQALGITTKISRGTIEILSDVQLIKTGDKVGASEATLLNMLNISPFSFGLIIQQVFDNGSIYNPEVLDITEETLHLRFLEGVRNVASVCLQIGYPTVASVPHSIINGYKRVLAVAVETEYSFPLAEKVKAFLADPSAFAVAAPAAAAPAAAAPAAAAPAKVEAKEESEESDEDMGFGLFD; the protein is encoded by the exons ATGCCCAGGGAAGACAGGGCTACCTGGAAATCCAATTATTTCCTCAAGATCATC CAACTTTTGGATGATTATCCAAAATGCTTCATTGTGGGAGCAGACAATGTGGGCTCCAAGCAGATGCAGCAGATCCGGATGTCTCTCCGTGGGAAGGCCGTAGTGCTGATGGGAAAAAACACTATGATGCGCAAAGCCATTCGTGGGCATCTGGAGAATAACCCTGCCCTGGAGAA ACTGCTGCCTCATATCCGTGGGAATGTGGGTTTTGTGTTCACCAAGGAAGATCTGACTGAGATTAGGGATATGCTTCTGGCCAATAAG GTACCAGCTGCTGCCCGTGCTGGTGCCATCGCCCCATGTGATGTCACGGTGCCAGCCCAGAACACTGGTCTGGGTCCTGAGAAGACTTCCTTCTTCCAAGCTCTGGGTATCACCACCAAGATTTCCAGGGGCACCATTGAAATTTTG aGTGATGTGCAGCTGATTAAGACTGGAGACAAAGTGGGTGCCAGCGAGGCCACCTTGTTGAACATGCTGAATATCTCCCCGTTTTCCTTTGGGCTGATCATTCAGCAGGTGTTTGACAATGGCAGCATCTATAACCCTGAAGTGCTGGACATCACAGAGGAGACCTTGCACCTTCGCTTCTTAGAG GGTGTCCGTAATGTTGCCAGCGTCTGTCTGCAGATTGGCTACCCAACTGTTGCATCAGTGCCCCACTCTATCATCAATGGGTACAAGCGGGTCTTGGCTGTAGCTGTGGAGACTGAGTACAGTTTCCCACTTGCTGAAAAG GTGAAGGCCTTTCTGGCTGACCCTTCAGCCTTTGCAGTGGCTGCCCCTGCGGCTGCAGCTCCAGCTGCTGCTGCACCAGCTGCTGCTGCTCCAGCCAAAGTAGAAGCCAAGGAAGAGTCGGAAGAGTCCGATGAAGATATGGGATTTGGTCTGTTTGATTAG